In Oncorhynchus tshawytscha isolate Ot180627B linkage group LG06, Otsh_v2.0, whole genome shotgun sequence, the following are encoded in one genomic region:
- the LOC112253088 gene encoding protein ecdysoneless homolog isoform X1 gives MSSHEGAHLPWSHSNEPFGFDPDSMASALDRLLGAKDEELDSGDLDDVDEAVDGPTGLRGDEGAEASEGLRKYMDEMDHDLLGTSMGQSFNQQQGTNKAGPAANGCPRSPSGEGVLGEDEEIQPLDIDLNMVTNLLESLSSRAGRAGL, from the exons ATGTCTTCACATGAGGGGGCCCATCTACCCTG GTCCCATTCAAATGAGCCTTTCGGGTTTGATCCAGACTCTATGGCCAGTGCACTGGACAGACTACTGG GGGCTAAGGATGAGGAGTTGGATTCAGGTGACCTAGATGATGTCGATGAGGCCGTGGATGGTCCTACCGGACTGCGAGGGGATGAAGGGGCAGAGGCTTCGGAAGGTCTTAGGAAGTACATGGATGAGATGGACCATGACCTTTTGGGCACCAGCATGGGACAGAGCTTCAACCAGCAG CAGGGCACCAATAAAGCAGGCCCAGCAGCCAATGGCTGCCCTCGTTCCCCCAGTGGGGAGGGTGTGCTGGGTGAGGATGAGGAGATCCAGCCCCTGGACATAGACCTTAACATGGTCACTAACCTCCTGGAGTCTCTGAGCTCCCGGGCTGGCCGGGCCGGCCTCTAA
- the LOC112253437 gene encoding probable rhodanese domain-containing dual specificity protein phosphatase, with protein sequence MDPVILLGGFAAFHTLYPFLCNSRMPLLEPDRYALTIYPSEILEGELYQGSAAQASDYHILENLNITHVVNATAECPDAFPSTLSYLRLRLSDDAQQDLVEALPQAARFIAGALSSEVGGRVLVHCSMGRSRSSALTLAFLMQHQRWTLLHAIRWLKERRACTAPNVNFLRQLLTYEEQLFGRRLTSLDDIRL encoded by the coding sequence atggaccctgtcatCCTCCTAGGGGGCTTCGCCGCCTTCCACAccctctaccccttcctctgCAACTCCCGCATGCCTCTTCTAGAGCCCGACAGGTACGCCCTCACCATCTACCCCTCTGAGATCCTGGAGGGGGAGCTCTACCAGGGCTCAGCTGCTCAGGCCTCTGACTACCACATCCTTGAGAACCTTAACATCACCCATGTGGTCAACGCTACGGCTGAATGCCCTGATGCATTTCCCAGCACCCTCAGCTACCTGAGGCTGCGGCTGAGCGATGACGCCCAGCAGGACTTAGTGGAGGCGCTGCCCCAAGCTGCGAGGTTCATCGCTGGAGCCCTGAGCAGCGAGGTTGGGGGTAGGGTGCTGGTGCACTGCAGCATGGGGCGGAGCCGTAGCTCAGCGCTAACGCTAGCCTTCCTAATGCAGCACCAGCGCTGGACACTGCTGCATGCCATCCGCtggctgaaggagaggagagcatgCACGGCGCCCAACGTGAACTTCCTGCGGCAGCTGTTGACCTACGAGGAGCAGCTGTTCGGACGAAGGCTTACCTCGCTGGACGACATCCGCCTGTGA
- the LOC112253088 gene encoding protein ecdysoneless homolog isoform X3, whose product MSSHEGAHLPWSHSNEPFGFDPDSMASALDRLLGDLDDVDEAVDGPTGLRGDEGAEASEGLRKYMDEMDHDLLGTSMGQSFNQQQGTNKAGPAANGCPRSPSGEGVLGEDEEIQPLDIDLNMVTNLLESLSSRAGRAGL is encoded by the exons ATGTCTTCACATGAGGGGGCCCATCTACCCTG GTCCCATTCAAATGAGCCTTTCGGGTTTGATCCAGACTCTATGGCCAGTGCACTGGACAGACTACTGG GTGACCTAGATGATGTCGATGAGGCCGTGGATGGTCCTACCGGACTGCGAGGGGATGAAGGGGCAGAGGCTTCGGAAGGTCTTAGGAAGTACATGGATGAGATGGACCATGACCTTTTGGGCACCAGCATGGGACAGAGCTTCAACCAGCAG CAGGGCACCAATAAAGCAGGCCCAGCAGCCAATGGCTGCCCTCGTTCCCCCAGTGGGGAGGGTGTGCTGGGTGAGGATGAGGAGATCCAGCCCCTGGACATAGACCTTAACATGGTCACTAACCTCCTGGAGTCTCTGAGCTCCCGGGCTGGCCGGGCCGGCCTCTAA
- the LOC112253088 gene encoding protein ecdysoneless homolog isoform X2 codes for MSSHEGAHLPWSHSNEPFGFDPDSMASALDRLLGAKDEELDSGDLDDVDEAVDGPTGLRGDEGAEASEGLRKYMDEMDHDLLGTSMGQSFNQQGTNKAGPAANGCPRSPSGEGVLGEDEEIQPLDIDLNMVTNLLESLSSRAGRAGL; via the exons ATGTCTTCACATGAGGGGGCCCATCTACCCTG GTCCCATTCAAATGAGCCTTTCGGGTTTGATCCAGACTCTATGGCCAGTGCACTGGACAGACTACTGG GGGCTAAGGATGAGGAGTTGGATTCAGGTGACCTAGATGATGTCGATGAGGCCGTGGATGGTCCTACCGGACTGCGAGGGGATGAAGGGGCAGAGGCTTCGGAAGGTCTTAGGAAGTACATGGATGAGATGGACCATGACCTTTTGGGCACCAGCATGGGACAGAGCTTCAACCAGCAG GGCACCAATAAAGCAGGCCCAGCAGCCAATGGCTGCCCTCGTTCCCCCAGTGGGGAGGGTGTGCTGGGTGAGGATGAGGAGATCCAGCCCCTGGACATAGACCTTAACATGGTCACTAACCTCCTGGAGTCTCTGAGCTCCCGGGCTGGCCGGGCCGGCCTCTAA